In the Hordeum vulgare subsp. vulgare chromosome 7H, MorexV3_pseudomolecules_assembly, whole genome shotgun sequence genome, one interval contains:
- the LOC123410389 gene encoding CASP-like protein BLE3 translates to MAKLHRLVSVVLRLVAAVTAAAAAIIMVTSRETTNLFGLEIEAKFSHIPSFIFFVVAYAVACVYSLLVVLVPPGGAASRLLVMTDVVMGMVLTGAVAATGAIAEVGRNGNSHAGWLPICEEVHGYCNQVMGALIAGFVALVVYFLIIMHSLHAVTDTMCPCH, encoded by the exons ATGGCCAAGCTGCACCGGCTCGTCTCCGTCGTGCTCAGGCTCGTCGCGGCCGTCACCGCGGCCGCTGCAGCGATAATCATGGTGACCAGCCGCGAGACCACCAACCTGTTCGGCCTGGAAATCGAGGCCAAGTTCTCCCACATTCCCTCATTTAT CTTCTTCGTGGTGGCCTACGCCGTGGCATGCGTCTACAGCCTGCTCGTCGTCCTCGTGCCGCCGGGGGGCGCCGCCTCGAGACTGCTCGTCATGACCGACGTGGTGATGGGGATGGTGCTCACCGGCGCCGTGGCGGCCACGGGCGCGATAGCGGAGGTCGGGAGGAACGGCAACTCGCACGCCGGGTGGCTGCCGATCTGCGAGGAGGTGCACGGCTACTGCAACCAGGTCATGGGAGCCCTCATCGCCGGCTTCGTCGCGCTGGTCGTctacttcctcatcatcatgcacTCCCTCCACGCGGTCACCGATACCATGTGTCCGTGCCATTAA